The following are encoded together in the Desulfoplanes formicivorans genome:
- a CDS encoding SPOR domain-containing protein: MATKNSKKKTSSRQFKPGLARMINKSLLILVAMAWAFILGILVGKGYRPENAIPEIARIMPEDQQVQPEQPKVLKAEELGYYDRLKKSKPQPVPKVHPPQPASPKQPRRKETPAKAEQRFAYIYQAAAFQSQADAIRFQQQIIRRGIPAFIDHAPSGWHRVNVRFKGTPSETTRLKAQLKDLGVAKPLLKSKKPV, translated from the coding sequence ATGGCAACCAAGAACAGCAAAAAGAAAACATCTTCCAGACAGTTCAAACCGGGTCTGGCCCGAATGATCAACAAATCCCTGCTCATATTGGTTGCCATGGCCTGGGCCTTCATCCTTGGCATCCTTGTGGGTAAAGGATACAGGCCGGAAAACGCCATTCCGGAAATCGCCAGGATCATGCCGGAAGATCAGCAGGTGCAACCGGAACAACCCAAGGTGCTCAAGGCCGAAGAGCTTGGTTATTATGACCGGCTCAAAAAGAGCAAACCCCAGCCGGTACCCAAAGTACACCCCCCCCAACCTGCTTCACCCAAACAACCCAGGCGGAAGGAGACCCCGGCCAAGGCCGAGCAGCGCTTCGCCTACATCTACCAGGCAGCGGCTTTTCAGTCCCAGGCCGATGCCATCCGGTTCCAGCAGCAGATCATCCGGCGCGGTATCCCGGCATTCATTGACCATGCCCCTTCCGGTTGGCACCGGGTCAACGTGCGGTTCAAGGGCACGCCTTCAGAAACCACCCGCCTGAAGGCACAATTAAAGGATCTGGGTGTGGCCAAGCCCCTCCTCAAAAGCAAGAAACCGGTCTAG